A single genomic interval of Alcanivorax sediminis harbors:
- a CDS encoding C13 family peptidase, with product MNKIVALLLPLLLAACDPLQLPADIQLPDGAVYDGDIEDNLFHGQGVLTWPDGRRYSGEFRQGLMTGKGRLEDRDGCVQEGDFVQGVLNGEGRYDCDGSSYQGTFKNGELIKGSAAYLDDNTYQGEFQHFQPHGKGKWTTASGEEFEGQFVDGFLESGRYQNQSGMVYQGEFEWFSFDGKGELTRPDGVVIRAQFENGQAQGKGVRILPGENGPVEEKGYFVAGDYYPSKQAYEQREKAQASGMEARLYTEASRLQLVLSSLAPQRPGVRDVYFLAIGGDGTSGVFSREVDWVSEQLGGVLDLKRRQVKLVNGGGDELPLATRTSVHEALNALDGLMDPEEDLLLVHIVSHGTSNGELVLDTRNMPLNNLTVADGKQWLNALKVKHQWIVVSACYSGQWVNALASPRRAVFASAAQDRTSFGCGDDSERTWFSRALYGEDMGAGIHDPDAWFAAASGRVTAMEQEQGIAEEEHSLPQKSVGKGFVSWWQSETLTAPN from the coding sequence ATGAACAAGATCGTTGCCTTGCTGCTGCCGTTACTCCTGGCTGCCTGTGATCCGCTACAGTTGCCCGCAGATATCCAGCTGCCGGATGGCGCGGTATATGACGGTGATATTGAAGACAACCTGTTCCATGGTCAGGGCGTGCTGACATGGCCGGATGGGCGTCGTTACAGCGGTGAATTCCGCCAGGGTCTGATGACCGGAAAGGGGCGACTGGAAGACCGCGATGGTTGTGTTCAGGAAGGTGACTTCGTTCAGGGCGTGCTGAACGGTGAGGGGCGCTATGACTGCGACGGCAGCAGCTACCAGGGAACCTTTAAAAATGGTGAGCTGATCAAGGGCTCAGCGGCCTACCTGGACGACAACACTTACCAAGGTGAATTTCAGCATTTTCAGCCTCACGGTAAGGGCAAGTGGACCACCGCGTCCGGAGAAGAATTTGAAGGCCAGTTTGTTGACGGCTTTCTGGAATCCGGCCGTTATCAGAACCAGAGTGGCATGGTTTACCAGGGGGAGTTCGAGTGGTTCAGCTTTGATGGCAAAGGCGAGCTGACCCGGCCTGATGGTGTTGTGATCAGAGCGCAGTTTGAGAACGGTCAGGCGCAGGGCAAGGGGGTTCGCATCCTTCCCGGTGAAAATGGACCTGTGGAAGAAAAAGGATACTTTGTTGCTGGCGACTACTACCCCAGCAAGCAGGCCTACGAGCAACGCGAGAAGGCGCAGGCATCAGGGATGGAGGCACGGCTTTATACCGAAGCCAGTCGCCTGCAACTGGTCCTGTCTTCGCTGGCGCCGCAGCGGCCAGGTGTTCGTGACGTGTACTTCCTTGCCATTGGCGGCGACGGTACTTCCGGGGTGTTCAGCCGGGAAGTGGATTGGGTCAGCGAACAGCTTGGCGGCGTGCTTGACCTCAAGCGCCGTCAGGTAAAACTGGTCAATGGCGGCGGCGATGAACTGCCGCTGGCGACCCGCACCAGTGTGCATGAAGCCCTGAACGCGCTGGATGGACTGATGGATCCGGAGGAGGATCTGCTGCTGGTGCACATCGTTAGCCACGGCACCTCCAACGGTGAACTGGTGCTGGATACCCGTAATATGCCGTTGAATAACCTGACCGTGGCGGACGGCAAGCAGTGGCTGAATGCCCTGAAAGTGAAGCATCAATGGATTGTGGTGTCTGCCTGTTATTCCGGCCAGTGGGTCAATGCGCTGGCTTCGCCACGGCGAGCGGTGTTTGCCTCTGCAGCGCAGGATCGTACTTCGTTTGGCTGTGGTGATGATTCCGAGCGTACCTGGTTTAGCCGCGCCCTGTATGGTGAGGACATGGGTGCCGGCATCCATGACCCTGATGCCTGGTTTGCTGCCGCCAGCGGCCGGGTGACCGCCATGGAGCAGGAGCAGGGCATCGCCGAGGAAGAGCATTCCCTGCCGCAGAAGTCCGTGGGGAAAGGGTTTGTCAGTTGGTGGCAGAGTGAGACGCTGACCGCGCCGAACTGA
- a CDS encoding carbon-nitrogen hydrolase family protein gives MTQTVRLAAIQMTSGSEVQANLDAARRGLRQAADAGAALAVLPENFAQYGGDYRSLSAQYVWLKEWLCEQAKTLGMAIIGGSIPAGERLDGSPVPAPLVRARSLAIDENGRVQGTYDKLHLFDAQVNDAQGRYCESDVFEPGDQTQVVTLAGLKVGLAICYDLRFPALAQQLARDGADLLVYPSAFTAVTGAAHWELLLRATAVQTGCYTLGANQCGQHAPRRASFGRSLLANPWGDVIAALDDHPDVLVAELDLATMKELRQRIPVQRHQRLQIKGP, from the coding sequence ATGACGCAGACAGTGAGGTTGGCGGCAATCCAGATGACCAGCGGCAGTGAGGTCCAGGCCAATCTGGATGCGGCCCGGCGCGGCTTGCGGCAAGCGGCCGATGCGGGCGCGGCGCTGGCGGTGCTACCGGAGAATTTTGCCCAGTATGGTGGCGATTACCGTAGCCTCTCTGCCCAGTATGTCTGGCTGAAAGAATGGCTTTGCGAGCAGGCAAAAACCCTGGGTATGGCCATTATTGGGGGGAGTATCCCTGCCGGGGAAAGGCTGGACGGCAGCCCGGTGCCGGCTCCACTGGTGCGGGCCCGTAGCCTGGCCATTGATGAAAATGGCAGGGTGCAGGGCACGTACGACAAGCTTCATTTGTTCGATGCCCAGGTCAATGATGCCCAGGGACGTTACTGCGAATCGGACGTTTTTGAGCCGGGAGACCAGACTCAGGTGGTGACGTTGGCTGGACTGAAAGTGGGGCTGGCGATCTGCTATGACCTGCGCTTCCCGGCTCTCGCGCAGCAGCTGGCAAGGGATGGGGCCGATCTACTGGTCTACCCTTCGGCATTTACGGCGGTGACCGGTGCGGCCCACTGGGAGTTGCTGCTGCGGGCCACAGCGGTACAGACGGGTTGCTATACACTGGGCGCGAACCAGTGTGGTCAGCATGCGCCGCGTCGTGCCAGCTTCGGTCGTTCCCTGCTAGCCAATCCGTGGGGAGACGTGATTGCTGCTCTGGATGATCATCCTGATGTGCTTGTTGCCGAGCTGGACCTTGCTACCATGAAGGAACTTCGCCAACGTATCCCGGTGCAACGTCACCAACGACTCCAGATTAAAGGTCCCTGA
- the tldD gene encoding metalloprotease TldD, translating into MSDTLSIAESILLAPANLHTGQLESLLNGKLTGQADYADIYFQHSRHEAWVLEDGIVRDASFSTERGAGVRIVQGDKTGFAYSDDITLAALQQASGAARAITRQGQDRQIRLASSQAPVRYQALDPLQGWPAEEKVALLQRLDALARSLDPAIVEVTASLSAVQDVVMVVASDGTLAADVRPLIRCNVSVIAERNGRRERGSAGGGGRVSYDWLLQDNRVESWAREAVRGALLNLEAEAAPAGSMPVVLGPGWPGVLLHEAVGHGLEGDFNRKGTSMFAKKLGQQVASSLCTVVDDGTLLDRRGSLNVDDEGTPSACNTLIDKGKLVGYMQDKTNARLMGVAPTGNGRRESYAHLPMPRMTNTYMLPGESDPEEIIASLDRGIYAVNFAGGQVDITSGRFVFSTSEAYLVEKGKIVCPVKGATLIGSGAEVMDRISMVGNDLALDSGIGVCGKEGQSVPVGVGQPTLRVDALTVGGTA; encoded by the coding sequence ATGAGCGATACCCTGTCCATTGCTGAATCCATTCTGTTGGCCCCTGCGAACTTGCACACCGGCCAGCTGGAATCCTTGCTTAACGGTAAGCTGACCGGGCAGGCGGATTATGCCGATATCTATTTCCAGCACAGTCGCCATGAGGCCTGGGTGCTGGAAGATGGCATTGTCCGTGACGCCAGTTTCAGCACCGAGCGGGGCGCCGGCGTGCGCATTGTTCAGGGGGACAAGACCGGCTTTGCCTACAGCGATGACATCACGCTTGCGGCCCTGCAGCAGGCCAGCGGAGCGGCCCGGGCGATTACTCGTCAGGGGCAGGATCGTCAGATCCGCCTGGCCAGTAGCCAGGCGCCGGTCCGCTATCAGGCGCTGGATCCCCTGCAGGGCTGGCCAGCGGAAGAAAAAGTGGCGCTGCTGCAGCGTCTGGATGCCCTGGCCCGTTCACTGGATCCGGCCATTGTGGAAGTAACGGCCAGCCTCAGTGCAGTTCAGGACGTGGTCATGGTGGTGGCCAGCGATGGCACCCTGGCTGCAGATGTGCGGCCATTGATCCGCTGTAATGTGAGTGTGATTGCCGAACGGAATGGCCGTCGCGAGCGCGGCAGCGCGGGTGGCGGCGGTCGCGTCAGCTATGACTGGCTGCTGCAGGATAATCGTGTGGAAAGCTGGGCCCGGGAAGCGGTGCGTGGCGCATTGCTGAATTTGGAAGCGGAAGCGGCCCCGGCGGGCTCCATGCCGGTGGTCTTGGGGCCCGGCTGGCCGGGAGTCCTGTTGCATGAAGCGGTGGGACACGGCCTGGAAGGGGACTTCAATCGCAAGGGCACTTCCATGTTTGCCAAAAAACTGGGCCAGCAGGTGGCCTCCAGTCTGTGCACGGTGGTTGATGATGGCACCCTGCTGGATCGTCGTGGCTCGCTCAATGTGGACGATGAGGGGACCCCCAGCGCCTGCAATACCCTGATCGACAAAGGCAAACTGGTGGGCTACATGCAAGACAAGACCAATGCCCGACTGATGGGGGTGGCTCCCACCGGCAATGGCCGCCGGGAGTCTTATGCGCACCTTCCCATGCCGCGCATGACCAACACTTATATGCTGCCGGGCGAGAGTGATCCGGAAGAAATTATCGCCAGCCTCGACCGTGGTATCTATGCAGTGAACTTTGCGGGTGGCCAGGTAGATATCACCTCAGGTCGCTTTGTGTTTTCCACCAGCGAGGCTTATCTGGTGGAAAAGGGCAAGATTGTCTGCCCGGTGAAAGGGGCGACCCTGATTGGCAGCGGTGCTGAAGTGATGGACCGCATTTCCATGGTGGGTAACGACCTGGCACTGGATTCCGGCATCGGCGTGTGCGGCAAGGAAGGCCAGTCCGTCCCGGTGGGGGTCGGCCAACCGACGCTGCGAGTGGATGCTCTCACGGTTGGGGGAACTGCCTGA
- a CDS encoding YhdP family protein yields the protein MAKIPFKTWRRLYLSLWGLVALCLLLVAAYVVLARQAMLLVPDYREKLELLFEEKAQTPLVIDELEGKMAGLVPQFVARRIRLPAPEGESPLELQEVVLSVDVLRSLLVRDLVLKELRIKGVALHLVRGDDGKVRLRGLDIKNSSASNEPAPIERFLRIFYRQQLLTVHDAQLSLDWPGMPPLAASRLSATLINDGDNHLLSLNVEARDRPLRLEAKAHLYDDAFALDEVDADLYLKVRGQRLEEWLPSTLKLPLSVEGLQGKLEFWGSLEAGQPQEGQLALSMPAVTLRDDKMLWPLSAVSARLALKRDDDQAVLSLLNLSGQTAAGQLRLGDMALQWDTEGEQRSWQARTGDLPLRALSQQLQQWPFALPEKADKLRELLKALSPQGVVDGLYVRGVGRSLENFQARFTGLGNQASGKLPGVSRLSGWVSGNSEQGRVHLYSDSLALNLPLLFDQPLAGQMAGVLDWRRDGDDLTVRSGRLRVVNDDAHGEAMVSVKVSKGQVPELRLAAEIYDGDGAQASRYIPLRKLSDGLADWLGQALQGGHLRRGQLLYQGPVKIDPDHQQDRTFQMRYQGEDIVMSILPEWPLARNVTADVFINGREVRGIASKGNIYGSEVSQVYVDVPAFATEQGPRLIVSGKLKGPLADLDSLMHDTPLQKQLPEELLDWRMQAGNVDGRLLLDFPFKPAKDEGLTVIVDGRVEQGVLENPARKLIVSDVKAPVYFHLRDGVQIPELQASVLGGKVTGRWETNPQGSQLALQGALPVSQLRDWLGFAWLSPASGDMPLEMTMDIPWKETGFALRAHSSLRGVAVDAPAPLGKKADTESSLDVEIRGEGSRQNLYLDVGNLWRGRMAIGQTPLRGDVVVGAGSLTLPESGISLRGQLARANAADWIDFISEKMVPAFERDPGEASGNEAEAEASISKVSLRIESLDLFGVNVNDASLSVLPTNQGWDLALSSKAIAGSVRIPEGFEARGDKPLSLSVSRMNIAMPAVEEGDAVTPPVSPLQLPPMDARLDNLRVDGEEYGEWKGSVRPLAQGVRISNLVGNWRFTEIEGSLDWTEQAGDSGSQYSRFSGLVKAEKLERALKAWDMPELIQSDDAQAKVVLGWQDWPLNPDYLALDGQARVDIGECRIPETDTKTSFLRVLGVLNLGTIQRRLRLNFSDLYKKGLSCDSITGDFLIEGPLVSTTNLQIRSPSAQIEVQGQMNLDKETLDHKMEVTLPLSSNLYAGCLAGPAACAGIFVVERIWGDKLDRTATLEYAVTGTWANPKVTETEGIFE from the coding sequence ATGGCGAAGATACCTTTTAAAACCTGGCGACGACTCTACCTGTCCCTCTGGGGCCTGGTGGCACTGTGCCTGCTGTTGGTGGCGGCCTATGTGGTACTGGCCCGCCAGGCGATGTTGCTGGTGCCGGATTACCGAGAAAAGCTGGAGTTGTTGTTCGAGGAGAAGGCTCAGACGCCCCTGGTCATTGATGAGCTTGAAGGGAAGATGGCAGGGCTTGTGCCGCAGTTTGTAGCGCGCCGCATACGTTTGCCGGCCCCGGAGGGAGAGTCCCCGCTGGAATTGCAGGAAGTGGTGCTGAGTGTCGATGTCCTGCGCTCCCTGCTGGTCCGTGACCTGGTGTTGAAGGAGCTGCGCATCAAAGGGGTGGCCTTGCACCTGGTGCGAGGTGACGATGGCAAGGTGCGCTTGCGCGGCCTGGATATCAAGAACAGTTCTGCCAGCAACGAGCCCGCGCCCATAGAGCGCTTTTTGCGCATTTTTTACCGCCAGCAGTTGCTGACCGTCCATGACGCACAGTTGTCTCTGGACTGGCCGGGAATGCCGCCGTTGGCCGCCTCCAGATTGAGCGCTACCCTCATCAATGATGGCGACAATCACCTGCTGTCTCTGAACGTAGAGGCCCGGGACCGTCCCCTTCGGCTGGAAGCCAAGGCGCATCTTTATGATGATGCCTTTGCTCTGGATGAGGTGGATGCGGACCTGTATCTCAAGGTGCGCGGGCAACGTCTTGAAGAGTGGCTGCCTTCGACCCTGAAATTGCCGCTGTCGGTGGAGGGACTGCAAGGCAAGCTGGAATTCTGGGGGAGCCTGGAAGCCGGGCAACCGCAGGAAGGTCAGCTTGCCCTGTCAATGCCGGCGGTGACCCTGCGTGATGACAAGATGCTCTGGCCTCTGTCCGCCGTTTCCGCTCGCCTGGCACTCAAGCGCGATGATGATCAGGCGGTGTTAAGCCTGCTGAATCTGAGCGGGCAGACGGCCGCCGGCCAGCTGCGACTGGGTGATATGGCGTTGCAATGGGATACCGAAGGTGAGCAGCGAAGCTGGCAGGCACGCACCGGAGATTTGCCGTTGCGTGCGCTTAGTCAGCAGCTGCAGCAATGGCCGTTTGCCCTGCCCGAGAAGGCTGACAAGCTTCGTGAATTACTCAAGGCCTTGTCGCCCCAAGGTGTGGTGGATGGCCTCTATGTCCGGGGTGTTGGCCGTTCCCTGGAAAATTTTCAGGCTCGTTTTACCGGGCTTGGCAATCAGGCCAGTGGCAAACTTCCGGGAGTTTCTCGCCTGAGTGGATGGGTCTCCGGTAATTCAGAGCAGGGACGTGTTCATCTTTACAGCGATAGCCTGGCACTGAATCTGCCTTTGCTATTCGACCAGCCCCTGGCCGGGCAGATGGCCGGGGTGCTCGACTGGCGCCGCGACGGGGATGACTTGACGGTGCGTAGCGGCAGGTTGCGCGTTGTGAATGACGACGCCCATGGCGAGGCCATGGTGTCGGTGAAGGTGAGCAAGGGGCAGGTGCCCGAGTTGCGCCTGGCCGCGGAGATCTATGACGGTGACGGGGCTCAGGCGAGCCGCTATATCCCGTTGCGCAAATTGTCCGATGGCCTGGCCGACTGGCTGGGCCAGGCCTTGCAGGGCGGGCACTTGAGGCGAGGCCAGCTGCTCTATCAGGGGCCTGTCAAAATTGACCCGGATCACCAGCAGGACCGTACCTTCCAGATGCGATATCAGGGCGAGGATATTGTCATGTCAATCCTCCCCGAATGGCCCCTGGCCCGTAATGTGACGGCGGATGTGTTTATTAATGGCCGTGAAGTCAGGGGGATTGCCTCGAAAGGCAACATCTACGGTAGCGAAGTAAGCCAGGTGTATGTCGACGTCCCTGCATTCGCTACCGAGCAAGGGCCGAGATTGATTGTCTCCGGCAAGTTGAAAGGGCCGCTGGCAGATCTGGACTCGCTGATGCACGACACGCCTCTGCAAAAGCAGTTGCCGGAAGAGCTTCTGGACTGGCGTATGCAGGCGGGCAACGTGGATGGCCGCCTGCTGCTGGATTTTCCCTTCAAGCCAGCCAAAGATGAGGGGCTGACAGTCATTGTGGATGGTCGTGTTGAGCAGGGTGTGCTTGAAAACCCGGCACGTAAACTGATCGTCAGTGACGTGAAAGCGCCCGTGTATTTCCACCTTCGCGACGGGGTGCAGATCCCGGAACTGCAAGCGTCTGTATTGGGCGGCAAGGTTACCGGGCGCTGGGAAACAAACCCGCAGGGAAGTCAGTTGGCGCTGCAGGGCGCGTTGCCTGTGAGCCAGTTACGCGACTGGCTGGGCTTTGCCTGGTTGTCGCCAGCCAGCGGAGATATGCCCCTGGAAATGACAATGGATATACCCTGGAAAGAGACGGGGTTTGCCCTTCGTGCGCACTCGTCCTTGCGCGGAGTGGCCGTGGATGCGCCGGCACCGCTGGGGAAAAAGGCGGATACGGAAAGCAGTCTGGATGTGGAAATTCGCGGAGAGGGTTCCCGTCAGAACTTGTACCTGGATGTGGGCAACCTCTGGCGTGGGCGGATGGCCATCGGGCAGACCCCGTTGCGCGGGGATGTGGTGGTGGGGGCTGGCAGCCTGACTCTGCCGGAGTCTGGTATCTCTCTGCGCGGTCAGCTTGCCAGGGCTAATGCGGCGGACTGGATTGATTTTATTTCCGAGAAAATGGTGCCCGCTTTTGAGCGTGATCCGGGGGAGGCCTCCGGTAATGAAGCAGAAGCTGAAGCGTCGATCAGTAAAGTCAGCCTGCGGATTGAGTCGCTGGATCTTTTTGGCGTGAATGTGAACGATGCCAGCCTTTCAGTGTTGCCGACCAATCAGGGCTGGGATCTGGCCCTCAGCAGCAAGGCCATTGCGGGTTCGGTACGCATTCCCGAGGGTTTTGAAGCGCGCGGTGACAAACCGCTCTCGTTGTCGGTCAGTCGAATGAATATTGCCATGCCTGCGGTGGAAGAGGGAGATGCCGTGACGCCACCAGTTTCCCCCCTGCAGCTCCCGCCCATGGATGCCCGTCTCGATAACTTGAGGGTTGATGGCGAAGAGTACGGTGAGTGGAAGGGGAGTGTTCGTCCGCTGGCACAAGGTGTGCGTATTTCCAACCTGGTAGGCAACTGGCGCTTTACCGAGATCGAGGGCAGTCTGGACTGGACAGAGCAAGCTGGAGATAGTGGCAGTCAGTACAGTCGCTTCAGTGGTCTTGTGAAGGCAGAAAAGCTGGAAAGAGCGCTGAAAGCCTGGGATATGCCTGAGTTGATTCAATCGGACGATGCCCAGGCCAAAGTGGTGCTGGGATGGCAGGACTGGCCGCTGAACCCGGACTATCTTGCACTGGATGGTCAGGCTCGCGTGGATATCGGCGAATGCCGCATCCCTGAGACTGACACCAAAACGTCATTCCTGCGGGTGCTTGGGGTGTTGAATTTGGGCACCATCCAGCGACGGCTGCGACTTAATTTTTCCGATCTGTACAAGAAAGGTTTGAGCTGCGACAGCATTACTGGTGACTTCCTGATTGAGGGCCCGTTGGTATCGACCACGAATCTGCAGATTCGCTCTCCGTCGGCCCAGATTGAAGTGCAGGGGCAGATGAATCTGGACAAGGAAACCCTTGATCACAAGATGGAAGTGACCCTGCCGCTGTCCAGTAACCTTTATGCGGGTTGCCTGGCAGGTCCCGCGGCCTGCGCCGGCATTTTTGTGGTGGAGCGGATCTGGGGCGACAAGCTGGATCGCACTGCCACCCTGGAATATGCGGTAACGGGCACCTGGGCTAACCCGAAAGTGACTGAGACCGAAGGGATATTCGAATGA
- a CDS encoding Crp/Fnr family transcriptional regulator: MSSVLDTLARMRLFEGLSEDELELLETLVFVNRVSAGQTVCEEGDRSDFVCFVVRGSLDIVKTNVDGGEVVIAHLHAGDSMGEMALVDNEPRSATVRVAEDATLIVLTHKGLDQLRKRSPSAATQVMENIARLLCVHLRRTSSQLAQFKLAAG, from the coding sequence ATGTCCTCGGTGCTGGACACCCTGGCGCGGATGCGTCTGTTTGAGGGTTTAAGTGAGGATGAGCTCGAACTACTGGAAACGCTGGTGTTTGTGAATCGGGTGTCCGCCGGGCAGACGGTATGCGAAGAGGGAGACCGTAGTGATTTCGTCTGCTTTGTGGTGCGTGGTTCCCTGGATATCGTGAAGACCAATGTGGACGGCGGTGAAGTGGTAATTGCGCATCTGCATGCGGGGGATTCCATGGGCGAGATGGCCCTGGTCGATAACGAGCCACGCTCTGCCACGGTCAGGGTGGCGGAGGATGCCACCCTGATAGTACTGACCCACAAGGGGCTCGATCAGTTGCGCAAGCGCAGTCCCAGCGCGGCGACCCAGGTCATGGAAAATATCGCCCGCCTGCTGTGTGTGCATCTGCGGCGCACTTCCTCTCAGCTGGCGCAGTTCAAGCTGGCCGCAGGCTGA
- the pmbA gene encoding metalloprotease PmbA, which produces MSDSPVTTAVLDAAQLRQAEDTASWVLEEGKRLGLDGVEVNVSLSQGFSVNVRQGEVETVEFHRDRGVSLTVFKGLCKGHASSSDDSRDSLRDSLKAAAAIASYTEADKYAGLAPAAELAKEIPDLDLYHPWEMDTPRAIEEALACETVARADKRIVNSEGASVNSGASLRVFATSEGFLHGYRGTHHSRVCSVVAEDAEGMQRDYWYDGGRIGASLQSAQEVGEQARERTLARLGAIIPETGELPIIFAPQVASGLLGHLVSAISGGSIYRRSSFLQDSLGKAVLPKGFALGEQPHLPAGNSSAPFDGDGLPTRAQFFIEDGILNQFALGLYAGRRLGMAPTGNGGGVRNLHVTDTGESLEALMAKAGKGILVTEVMGQGVNVVTGDYSRGATGFLFENGVIQQPLQEFTIAGHLGDMLRGIQGSGTDVDRRGNIACGSLLLSPMKIAGR; this is translated from the coding sequence ATGTCTGATTCCCCCGTAACGACAGCGGTACTCGACGCAGCGCAGCTGCGCCAGGCAGAAGACACGGCCAGCTGGGTGCTGGAAGAGGGTAAACGCCTGGGCCTGGATGGGGTGGAGGTGAATGTGAGCCTGAGCCAGGGGTTCTCGGTCAATGTGCGTCAGGGGGAGGTGGAAACAGTGGAGTTCCACCGTGATCGAGGTGTTTCACTGACCGTCTTCAAGGGCCTGTGCAAGGGCCATGCGAGCAGCTCTGACGATAGCCGGGATAGCCTGCGTGACAGCCTCAAGGCAGCCGCAGCCATTGCCAGCTACACCGAAGCCGATAAATATGCCGGCTTGGCACCGGCGGCCGAGCTGGCCAAAGAGATTCCCGACCTGGATCTCTACCATCCCTGGGAAATGGACACGCCGCGCGCTATTGAAGAAGCGCTGGCCTGCGAAACGGTAGCGCGCGCGGACAAGCGGATCGTGAATTCCGAGGGGGCCTCGGTGAACAGTGGTGCCAGTCTGCGCGTGTTCGCTACGTCTGAAGGGTTCCTGCATGGTTATCGCGGCACCCACCACAGCCGCGTCTGCAGTGTGGTGGCCGAGGATGCCGAGGGAATGCAGCGGGATTACTGGTATGACGGCGGCCGCATTGGAGCCTCACTGCAAAGTGCTCAGGAGGTGGGCGAGCAGGCCCGTGAGCGTACCCTGGCCCGGTTGGGGGCGATTATCCCGGAGACGGGTGAATTGCCGATCATCTTTGCTCCTCAAGTGGCTTCCGGCTTGCTGGGTCATCTGGTTTCCGCCATCAGTGGAGGCTCCATCTACCGTCGCAGTTCGTTCCTGCAGGACAGCCTGGGCAAGGCCGTGTTGCCCAAGGGGTTTGCTCTGGGTGAACAGCCGCATCTGCCGGCCGGTAATTCTTCTGCGCCTTTTGACGGTGATGGTCTGCCTACCCGCGCCCAGTTCTTTATAGAAGATGGCATTCTCAATCAGTTCGCACTGGGCCTGTATGCCGGCCGCAGACTGGGCATGGCTCCCACTGGCAATGGCGGCGGCGTCCGCAATCTTCATGTCACAGATACCGGTGAATCCCTTGAGGCGCTGATGGCAAAAGCGGGCAAAGGTATTCTGGTGACGGAAGTAATGGGGCAGGGGGTCAATGTGGTTACTGGCGACTACTCCCGTGGTGCCACTGGTTTCCTTTTTGAGAACGGTGTCATACAACAGCCGCTTCAAGAGTTTACGATTGCGGGGCATCTTGGCGATATGCTGAGAGGTATTCAGGGGAGCGGTACGGATGTGGATCGTCGTGGCAACATTGCCTGCGGTTCTTTGCTGCTGTCACCCATGAAAATCGCAGGGCGATAA
- the yjgA gene encoding ribosome biogenesis factor YjgA, which produces MTEYNDDQYTSKSEQKRDDLALQELGQSLMELKQGEQQRLPLSDGLIKGLEEARRITSHEARRRHSLYIGRLVRESNIEQIEQALAALNDPFRQQRLSNWVDQIAACDQPRDADATLQQILDAYPHGDRQQLRNLTRNALKSKVADPDTASAADKDKFKRERRKLMNYLNQLDKTAPLY; this is translated from the coding sequence ATGACCGAGTATAACGACGACCAGTACACCAGCAAGTCAGAACAGAAACGTGATGACCTGGCCTTGCAGGAACTTGGGCAGTCGCTCATGGAGCTGAAGCAGGGAGAGCAGCAACGGCTACCGCTCAGCGACGGTTTGATAAAAGGTCTGGAGGAGGCTCGCCGCATTACCAGCCACGAAGCGCGCCGCCGCCACTCACTCTACATTGGTCGCCTGGTGCGCGAATCCAACATCGAACAGATTGAGCAGGCACTGGCCGCACTCAATGACCCGTTCCGCCAGCAGCGATTGAGCAACTGGGTAGACCAGATCGCAGCCTGCGATCAACCCCGCGATGCAGACGCCACGCTGCAACAAATCCTGGATGCCTACCCACACGGCGATCGTCAGCAACTGCGCAACCTGACCCGCAACGCACTGAAGTCAAAAGTGGCGGACCCGGACACGGCCAGCGCCGCAGACAAAGACAAATTCAAACGGGAGCGCCGCAAGCTGATGAACTACCTCAATCAGCTGGACAAGACTGCGCCGCTGTATTGA